Genomic DNA from Butyricicoccus intestinisimiae:
GCCGTCATCGAGAATATGACCGGCCTTGCCGCCGCGCAGCAGATAGGTCGGCGTGTGTCCGACGATTACCGTGCGGTCGGAGAAATACTCCATGCCGGGTGTCGGGTTTGCGTTGAGAAAATCTGCCGGAGAGTACTCATCCAATGGCTGCTCCGGATCAAATCCGGTAATGCCGCTGTGCGTTAGAACAAACGAAACGCCGTCCGCCTCAGCCTCCTCGTACAGCGTCATCTCGCCGATGTAGTCGAGGATGGCTTCTCTGTCTTCCTCATCCAATGCGAGGTACTGCATGAGGGTGCGCTGTCCGCCGTCCGCTGCCCACTTGGCAAGCTGCGCGCGGGCATCGTCGGTCAGATAATCCATGAAATTGTCCGCGGTTGCCTCCGGCGGGAGCGTCTGGACGCTGCGGACGAAGGACAATTCGTGATTGCCCAGTGTCGGAAATACATTCGGGCGCTCCATCATGTCGTGCAGCAGACCAATCGGATCCGGACCGAGATCAACGCAGTCTCCCAGAACAAACATGGTGTCCTGATCGGAAAAATGAATGGTGTCCAATAAAGTCTGCCAGTCCTCCAAACAACCGTGCAGATCGCTTACTGTATAAATCATAAACGAAAACCTCCGAAACATTGCAAAAAATTCAGGTGTGTTTCTATTGTATGCGACTGCGAACAGAAAAACAAGAGGCGGATTGGAAAATCTGAAAAAATGTGCGGTTTATGTTCCGATTTTGCGCTGT
This window encodes:
- a CDS encoding metallophosphoesterase, producing the protein MIYTVSDLHGCLEDWQTLLDTIHFSDQDTMFVLGDCVDLGPDPIGLLHDMMERPNVFPTLGNHELSFVRSVQTLPPEATADNFMDYLTDDARAQLAKWAADGGQRTLMQYLALDEEDREAILDYIGEMTLYEEAEADGVSFVLTHSGITGFDPEQPLDEYSPADFLNANPTPGMEYFSDRTVIVGHTPTYLLRGGKAGHILDDGGIIYIDCGAAHKDIGGRVGCLRLDDFEEFYV